The Candidatus Omnitrophota bacterium genome includes a window with the following:
- a CDS encoding HAD-IA family hydrolase, with the protein MALTACEVLLFDVDGTLVDSRLDIANAMNFALASAGLPKKEPAEITAHIGTGVSDLVRKCLGESRQDMAGRVLEAFSGYYLEHPADTSKLYPHVKEVLEHFKGKRKFILTNRYARFADVTLGKLGIRAHFEDIIGGDDESCMKPSACILERLFSGTATDKDKAMIIGDMAIDINTGKNAGIRTCWVTYGLGKREDVEPLRPDYVIDDMIELKNIVR; encoded by the coding sequence ATGGCCCTTACAGCGTGCGAGGTCCTGCTCTTCGACGTAGACGGGACGCTCGTTGATTCGCGCCTTGATATCGCCAACGCGATGAACTTTGCCCTGGCCTCGGCAGGCCTTCCTAAAAAAGAGCCCGCCGAGATCACGGCGCATATAGGCACCGGAGTAAGCGACCTTGTCAGGAAGTGCCTGGGGGAGAGCCGCCAGGATATGGCGGGACGGGTGCTCGAGGCATTCAGCGGTTATTACCTGGAACACCCGGCCGATACCTCGAAGCTCTATCCGCACGTTAAAGAGGTGCTCGAGCATTTTAAGGGCAAGAGGAAATTTATCCTGACCAACAGGTATGCGCGCTTTGCGGATGTGACGCTTGGCAAACTGGGCATCCGGGCCCACTTCGAGGATATCATAGGCGGCGACGATGAAAGCTGCATGAAGCCGTCGGCGTGCATACTGGAGAGGTTATTTTCCGGTACTGCGACGGATAAAGATAAGGCCATGATCATAGGCGACATGGCCATAGACATAAATACCGGGAAGAATGCCGGTATAAGGACATGCTGGGTGACGTACGGCCTGGGGAAGAGGGAGGACGTCGAGCCGCTCAGGCCGGATTACGTTATAGACGACATGATAGAGTTAAAAAATATAGTGAGGTGA
- a CDS encoding ferritin-like domain-containing protein: MGKKSREIAGAEVNLKDLIKDLNKAYCDEWLAYYAWWYMAQAVEGKGYEDMAEFLNKIAKDELEHAQELAERIIELGGLPVNNISDLAKNANAPYPGVMKDLADYDAIIKIVTTAEAGAIEVYNKIAKKTFGKDHDTYQLATHIMGEEIGHEEMFENLKG; this comes from the coding sequence ATGGGAAAGAAGTCGAGAGAGATAGCAGGCGCAGAGGTCAACCTGAAGGACCTGATAAAGGACCTGAATAAGGCGTATTGCGACGAATGGCTCGCCTATTACGCATGGTGGTACATGGCACAGGCGGTAGAGGGTAAAGGGTATGAGGATATGGCGGAATTCCTCAATAAGATAGCAAAGGACGAGCTCGAGCATGCCCAGGAGCTGGCCGAAAGGATCATCGAGCTTGGAGGCCTTCCGGTAAATAACATAAGCGACCTTGCCAAGAACGCGAACGCGCCGTACCCGGGCGTGATGAAGGACCTTGCCGACTACGATGCAATAATAAAGATCGTGACGACGGCCGAGGCGGGCGCGATCGAGGTATATAACAAGATCGCGAAGAAGACCTTCGGCAAAGACCACGATACATACCAGCTGGCTACGCACATCATGGGCGAAGAGATCGGCCACGAGGAGATGTTCGAGAACCTTAAAGGTTAG
- a CDS encoding flavodoxin domain-containing protein gives MRPCEIKKGIYWVGVVDWNVKNFHGHTYTTRRGSTYNAYLIIDDKITLVDTVYGPFADEMIRKIGEIVPPGKIDYVIANHVETDHSGAMPALMKLCPKAKVYGTAKCKEGLYRNYYENWDFQTVKTGDKLKLGRRTLSFIEAPMIHWPDSMFTYCREESLLLPNDAFGQHYATSERFDDEVSEAELMDEAAKYYANILLPLSSVILKKIEDIQKMDIPFDMIAPSHGIIWRKDPMKIVKAYISWARNETKKKAVIVYETMWGSTEKMARLIAEGIADAGVDVKLFDINASDRTEVIGRMLDAKGYLIGSSTHDNDMLPAIAGFLELLKGLKPKNRIAAAFGSYGWGGGAAENVEKGLKEGGMEIAQPLLSCKYVPDEGERKRCYEYGLEFGKKL, from the coding sequence ATGAGGCCCTGTGAAATAAAGAAAGGCATCTATTGGGTAGGCGTCGTCGATTGGAACGTGAAGAATTTCCACGGCCACACTTATACGACCCGGCGCGGCTCTACCTACAACGCGTATCTCATAATCGACGATAAGATAACGCTGGTCGATACCGTTTACGGCCCGTTCGCGGACGAGATGATAAGGAAGATAGGGGAGATAGTGCCTCCCGGGAAGATCGATTACGTGATAGCCAACCATGTCGAGACGGACCATTCCGGCGCCATGCCGGCCCTGATGAAGCTCTGTCCGAAGGCAAAGGTATACGGGACGGCGAAGTGCAAGGAGGGCCTGTATCGAAACTATTACGAGAATTGGGATTTTCAGACCGTGAAGACAGGCGATAAGCTTAAGCTCGGCAGGCGTACATTGAGCTTTATCGAGGCGCCGATGATACACTGGCCCGACAGCATGTTCACCTACTGCCGCGAAGAGTCGCTCCTCCTGCCCAACGACGCTTTCGGCCAGCATTACGCTACAAGCGAGAGGTTCGACGACGAGGTGAGCGAGGCAGAGCTGATGGACGAGGCCGCGAAATATTACGCCAATATACTGTTGCCGCTCAGCTCCGTGATACTGAAAAAGATCGAGGATATACAGAAGATGGATATCCCGTTCGATATGATAGCGCCGAGCCACGGTATAATATGGCGCAAGGACCCCATGAAGATAGTGAAGGCATACATCTCATGGGCCAGGAACGAGACGAAGAAGAAGGCGGTGATAGTGTACGAGACGATGTGGGGCTCCACCGAGAAGATGGCCCGGCTCATCGCGGAGGGCATCGCAGACGCCGGCGTCGACGTCAAGCTCTTCGACATAAACGCCTCCGACCGCACGGAAGTGATAGGCCGGATGCTGGATGCCAAAGGATATCTCATAGGGTCGTCAACGCACGATAACGATATGCTTCCGGCGATAGCCGGTTTTCTGGAGCTTCTGAAGGGGCTGAAGCCGAAGAACAGGATCGCTGCGGCGTTCGGTTCGTACGGTTGGGGCGGCGGCGCGGCGGAGAATGTAGAGAAGGGGCTTAAAGAGGGGGGAATGGAGATAGCGCAGCCTTTATTATCCTGTAAATATGTCCCTGATGAAGGCGAGCGGAAACGGTGTTACGAGTACGGCCTGGAGTTCGGAAAGAAGCTGTAA
- a CDS encoding flavin reductase has translation MDPNVLHNINYGMYIASSNKGDLLNGQIVNTVFQITNDPVTIAISINKKNLTHEFIESSSRFGISILAEETPLSFIGRFGFKTGRSENKFRDIKFIRLPSGCPVVLDNTLCYIEAKVIKKLDCGTHTLFLGELTESKVLKAGKAMTYDYYHQVKRGTTPDTAPTFIRGEETKGKDNTMQKYRCVVCNYIYDPATGDPDGGVAPGTPFEKLPDNWVCPVCGADKSQFVKEG, from the coding sequence ATGGATCCCAACGTACTTCATAATATAAATTACGGGATGTATATCGCCTCTTCCAATAAGGGCGATCTTCTCAACGGTCAGATAGTCAATACCGTGTTCCAGATAACGAACGATCCCGTTACGATAGCGATAAGCATAAATAAGAAGAACCTGACGCACGAATTCATAGAGTCAAGTTCGCGTTTCGGCATATCGATACTCGCGGAAGAGACGCCCCTGTCTTTTATAGGAAGGTTCGGTTTCAAGACAGGGCGAAGCGAGAATAAATTCAGGGATATTAAATTCATACGTCTTCCGTCCGGTTGTCCGGTCGTGCTGGACAATACGTTATGTTATATAGAGGCGAAGGTGATTAAAAAACTGGATTGCGGTACCCATACGCTCTTTCTGGGAGAATTGACGGAGTCCAAGGTTCTGAAGGCGGGGAAGGCGATGACCTACGATTACTATCACCAGGTCAAGCGCGGCACGACGCCGGATACGGCCCCGACCTTTATAAGAGGAGAGGAGACAAAAGGAAAGGATAATACCATGCAAAAATACCGCTGTGTCGTCTGTAACTATATCTACGATCCCGCGACGGGAGACCCGGACGGAGGCGTTGCGCCCGGCACGCCGTTCGAGAAACTCCCGGATAACTGGGTATGCCCGGTATGCGGGGCCGACAAGAGCCAGTTCGTGAAAGAGGGGTGA
- a CDS encoding YbhB/YbcL family Raf kinase inhibitor-like protein — MAWRISVLSFVLVSSVFMYHTEAGGGDKMKLTSPAFKENALIPEKYTGEGDDINPPLIVNGIPGGTKTMALIVDDPDAPAGTWVHWVVYDIPVIPEIEEDSVPGKLGTNDSNGSGRYGGPYPPPGKPHRYVFKIYALDNSIGLGEGARKEDVEEAMKGHILDRAELTGLYKR, encoded by the coding sequence ATGGCTTGGAGAATATCGGTCCTGTCGTTCGTATTGGTCTCTTCCGTTTTTATGTATCATACGGAAGCCGGAGGAGGGGATAAGATGAAGCTGACGAGCCCGGCGTTCAAAGAGAACGCCTTGATACCCGAAAAGTATACCGGCGAAGGGGATGACATAAATCCGCCGCTCATCGTGAACGGCATACCGGGTGGCACGAAGACCATGGCATTGATAGTCGATGATCCTGACGCGCCGGCAGGCACATGGGTCCACTGGGTCGTATATGATATCCCGGTCATCCCGGAGATAGAGGAAGACAGCGTTCCCGGGAAACTGGGGACCAACGATTCGAACGGTTCCGGCAGGTACGGCGGGCCGTATCCGCCTCCGGGGAAGCCGCATCGGTACGTATTCAAGATATACGCCTTAGACAATAGCATCGGTCTGGGAGAGGGCGCCCGGAAAGAGGATGTCGAAGAGGCCATGAAGGGGCATATCCTGGACAGGGCAGAGCTTACTGGGTTGTATAAAAGGTAA
- a CDS encoding ferredoxin, with the protein MKAKVDADTCIGCGLCVATCPEVFKMEDDKAVAFVAVVPKGAEETCKKATDECPVTAITLN; encoded by the coding sequence GTGAAGGCAAAAGTCGATGCGGATACATGCATAGGGTGCGGGCTCTGTGTTGCCACGTGCCCCGAAGTATTCAAGATGGAAGACGATAAGGCGGTAGCATTCGTCGCCGTCGTCCCGAAAGGGGCCGAAGAGACATGCAAAAAGGCCACGGATGAATGTCCGGTGACCGCGATAACGCTTAATTAA
- a CDS encoding thiamine pyrophosphate-dependent enzyme, whose product MMNLGTYAKNTWCIGCGNFAILNAVKSVLGALKDEGTPLENIVILSGIGCHAKIADYLNVNSFYSLHGRVLPVAEAIKMARPGMKVICFSGDGDAYGEGLEHLIFAAKRNIDVTLIVHDNRVYGLTTGQYTPTSPIGFKGRSTPAGTRELPINPLEIALASGATFIARGTSHGMELLKNIFKEAVMHKGFSLVDVLQVCVTYYNMYDYYDKHVYELKDHDASDFKRAMEKIREWDYNGEAPIALGAFYRRDAATFEDAYASIQGKGTDRAAKVRAAIKEMV is encoded by the coding sequence ATGATGAACCTGGGGACTTACGCGAAGAATACATGGTGCATCGGCTGCGGTAACTTTGCCATATTGAATGCCGTCAAGAGCGTCCTGGGGGCGCTGAAGGACGAAGGCACGCCTCTCGAGAATATAGTGATATTGTCGGGCATCGGATGCCACGCTAAGATAGCCGACTACCTGAACGTGAACAGTTTCTATTCGCTGCACGGGAGGGTCCTCCCGGTAGCGGAGGCGATAAAGATGGCCCGTCCCGGCATGAAGGTCATCTGCTTTTCAGGCGACGGGGACGCCTACGGCGAGGGGCTTGAGCACCTCATATTTGCCGCCAAGAGAAACATAGATGTGACATTGATAGTGCATGATAACCGTGTATACGGTTTGACCACCGGGCAATATACGCCCACGTCCCCGATAGGGTTCAAGGGGCGCTCAACGCCGGCCGGCACCAGGGAGCTCCCGATCAATCCGCTGGAGATAGCGCTCGCAAGCGGGGCGACATTCATCGCGAGAGGTACTTCGCACGGGATGGAACTCCTGAAAAATATATTCAAGGAAGCCGTAATGCACAAAGGGTTTTCGCTCGTAGATGTCCTCCAGGTCTGCGTCACGTATTACAATATGTACGATTACTATGATAAACATGTCTACGAACTGAAAGACCACGATGCCTCCGATTTTAAACGAGCGATGGAAAAAATAAGGGAATGGGATTATAATGGTGAAGCCCCGATAGCCCTGGGCGCCTTCTACAGGAGAGATGCCGCTACATTTGAGGATGCATACGCGTCCATACAGGGAAAAGGCACGGACCGGGCGGCCAAGGTACGCGCCGCCATAAAAGAGATGGTATGA
- a CDS encoding 2-oxoacid:acceptor oxidoreductase subunit alpha has protein sequence MTDLSILLGGKAGDGIDRAGLLIARVLNRLNYRIYIYRDYPSLIRGGHTFSVIRASDRKISAHPDKVDILIALNQETLDLHKGRLKREAIVIYNSDMAKPDGMPGVSVSLGIPMEQMVKASGGIDIMRNSCAIGALFRAIGVSWDILEGTARKNMSKEADLNLKIALNGYGSSKGALKIETLPQGMLPILTGSEAIGLGLVNGGLDTFIAYPMTPASPLLHFLAGIADDFSLKVIHPENEIAVMLMAAGSSYAGERVAVGTSGGGFCLMTEGLSLSGMAELPVVIMVGQRPGPSTGLPTYTAQTELNFVLSAGQGEFPRLVVAPGDAEEAFSWSHIAMKMSMKYQIPSIILADKTLAEGVYSFDPDSIKEMPIEGPPSWDGTGEYGRYRDTASGVSPMVCPPRKDAVVKVNSYEHDEYGITTEDPAMTVKMQDKRLRKGESLSRELEGYETVKVSGKTDSSTILLCWGSNKGVCEETADRLGLKMVRPVVLGPFPVKRFLEAVKGAEKVIAVENNATGQLAGLAGCCGCRVDKLVLKYDGRPFSLDELEARVRDLI, from the coding sequence ATGACAGATCTTTCGATCCTCCTGGGAGGGAAGGCAGGTGACGGTATAGACAGGGCAGGGCTTCTCATCGCCCGCGTCCTTAACCGGCTCAATTACCGGATATATATATACCGCGACTACCCTTCCCTCATAAGGGGCGGACATACATTTTCCGTTATACGCGCGTCGGACAGAAAGATCTCAGCCCACCCGGATAAGGTCGATATACTCATAGCGTTGAACCAGGAGACGCTGGACCTGCATAAGGGCCGCCTGAAGAGAGAGGCCATAGTCATCTATAATTCGGATATGGCCAAGCCGGACGGTATGCCGGGTGTCTCTGTGTCGCTCGGTATACCCATGGAGCAGATGGTGAAGGCATCCGGCGGTATCGACATAATGCGTAACTCATGCGCCATCGGGGCATTATTCAGGGCGATAGGTGTATCCTGGGATATACTGGAGGGGACGGCCAGGAAAAATATGTCTAAAGAGGCCGACCTCAATCTGAAGATAGCGCTTAACGGGTACGGATCATCGAAAGGGGCCCTGAAGATAGAGACGCTGCCTCAGGGCATGCTGCCCATACTTACCGGAAGCGAGGCGATCGGCCTTGGACTGGTGAACGGCGGGCTCGATACGTTCATCGCGTATCCGATGACCCCCGCATCGCCGCTTCTCCATTTTCTTGCCGGTATCGCGGATGATTTCTCGCTGAAGGTTATCCACCCCGAGAACGAGATAGCCGTGATGCTGATGGCGGCGGGATCTTCTTATGCGGGAGAGAGGGTGGCCGTCGGGACGTCGGGCGGCGGGTTCTGCCTTATGACGGAGGGCCTGAGCCTTTCCGGCATGGCCGAACTGCCGGTGGTGATCATGGTAGGGCAGAGGCCGGGCCCAAGCACGGGGCTTCCCACCTATACGGCCCAGACGGAACTCAATTTTGTATTGAGCGCGGGGCAGGGAGAGTTCCCGCGTCTTGTCGTAGCCCCAGGCGATGCCGAGGAGGCGTTCTCCTGGTCTCATATCGCCATGAAGATGTCGATGAAATATCAGATCCCGTCTATCATATTGGCCGATAAGACACTGGCGGAAGGCGTCTATAGTTTTGATCCGGATTCCATAAAAGAGATGCCGATAGAAGGCCCCCCTTCCTGGGACGGCACGGGCGAATACGGGCGGTATCGGGATACCGCAAGCGGAGTCTCTCCTATGGTCTGCCCGCCGCGTAAAGACGCCGTCGTTAAAGTCAACAGCTACGAACACGATGAGTACGGCATAACTACAGAAGACCCGGCGATGACCGTAAAGATGCAGGATAAGCGGCTCAGGAAAGGGGAATCCCTGAGCCGTGAGCTCGAGGGGTACGAAACGGTGAAGGTTTCCGGGAAGACGGATTCATCCACGATACTGTTATGCTGGGGGTCCAATAAAGGTGTATGCGAAGAGACGGCAGACCGCCTGGGGCTGAAAATGGTGCGGCCGGTCGTCCTGGGGCCTTTTCCGGTGAAGAGATTCCTCGAGGCGGTCAAGGGGGCGGAGAAGGTGATCGCCGTGGAAAATAATGCCACGGGACAGCTGGCGGGCCTTGCCGGCTGCTGCGGGTGCCGGGTCGATAAGCTGGTATTGAAGTATGACGGGAGGCCCTTCTCCCTGGATGAGCTGGAAGCGAGGGTGCGGGATCTTATATGA
- a CDS encoding desulfoferrodoxin family protein codes for MAGTKYSCEGDILCGVHVPKDVKALSELEQKHIPVITAPDKVKRDEPFLVTIEVGKYKAHPNEQGHFIEWIELYSGDTFLFRIGLSALLTEPKVTVPVKLSHACGPLKAWEKCNLHGLWEGTKDIEIED; via the coding sequence ATGGCAGGTACGAAATATTCGTGTGAAGGTGACATACTGTGCGGTGTCCATGTGCCTAAAGACGTGAAGGCGCTTTCCGAATTGGAACAGAAGCATATACCGGTGATCACGGCCCCGGATAAGGTGAAGAGGGATGAGCCGTTCCTGGTGACGATAGAGGTGGGGAAATATAAGGCCCATCCGAATGAGCAGGGACATTTCATAGAGTGGATAGAGCTATATTCGGGCGACACATTCCTTTTCAGGATAGGGCTATCCGCCTTATTGACGGAACCCAAAGTCACCGTTCCGGTAAAGCTCAGCCACGCATGCGGCCCGCTGAAGGCATGGGAGAAGTGCAATCTCCACGGCCTGTGGGAAGGCACGAAAGATATAGAGATAGAGGACTAA
- the hcp gene encoding hydroxylamine reductase, translating into MFCYQCEQTAGGSGCTKGGVCGKNEDIQSLQDILLFGLKGIAAYAYHARELGERDEEVDSFMHEALFKTVTNVSFDMGQHLDMVLRCGKMNLKVMELLDRAHTGRFGNPVPTEVETGTKKGHAILVTGHDLLDLYELLKQTEGKGIDVYTHSEMLPAHGYPVLKKFKHLAGNYGGAWQDQKKEFGAFGGAILATTNCVLIPPANSYLDRLFTTGVTGVPGGTHINGRDFSPLINKAKSLPPLAETPGKKILTGFHHTAILGLADKIIGAVKAGKIRRFFLIGGCDGAKPGRNYYTEFAEKVPGDCVILTLACGKYRFNKLDFGSIDGIPRLIDIGQCNNAYSAVRVASALADAFKCGVNELPLSLVLSWFEQKAVAILLTLLALDIKGIRIGPTPPAFITPNVFKVLQDKFDLKLVTTPDADLKDIFKK; encoded by the coding sequence ATGTTCTGTTATCAATGCGAACAGACGGCGGGAGGGTCCGGATGTACCAAGGGAGGGGTATGCGGCAAGAACGAGGACATCCAGAGCCTGCAGGATATACTGCTATTCGGGCTCAAGGGGATAGCGGCATATGCGTACCACGCGCGGGAGCTTGGCGAGCGCGATGAGGAAGTGGATAGCTTCATGCATGAGGCGCTATTCAAGACGGTAACAAATGTGAGTTTTGATATGGGACAGCATCTGGATATGGTGCTCCGGTGCGGGAAGATGAACCTGAAAGTGATGGAGCTCCTAGACAGGGCCCATACGGGCAGGTTCGGCAATCCGGTGCCCACGGAAGTCGAGACCGGGACAAAGAAAGGCCATGCCATCCTTGTGACCGGCCATGACCTTCTCGACCTTTACGAGCTTCTTAAACAGACGGAGGGTAAAGGTATAGATGTATATACGCACAGCGAGATGCTGCCCGCTCACGGATATCCCGTATTGAAGAAGTTCAAACACCTCGCGGGTAACTACGGCGGCGCATGGCAGGACCAGAAGAAGGAGTTCGGCGCCTTCGGCGGGGCTATCCTGGCGACGACTAACTGTGTCCTGATACCGCCGGCCAATAGTTACCTCGACCGGTTGTTCACGACAGGGGTCACCGGTGTACCGGGCGGGACGCATATAAACGGGAGGGATTTCTCTCCTCTGATAAATAAGGCGAAGTCGCTCCCGCCGCTGGCGGAGACGCCCGGGAAGAAGATATTGACGGGTTTCCACCATACGGCCATCCTCGGTCTTGCGGATAAGATCATCGGCGCCGTGAAGGCGGGCAAGATAAGGCGCTTCTTCCTTATAGGCGGTTGCGACGGCGCAAAGCCGGGCAGGAACTACTACACGGAATTCGCGGAAAAGGTCCCCGGTGACTGCGTCATACTTACGCTCGCGTGCGGTAAATACAGGTTCAATAAGCTCGATTTCGGTTCCATAGACGGCATACCGCGCCTCATCGATATAGGGCAATGCAATAACGCCTATTCGGCAGTACGCGTAGCGTCGGCACTGGCGGATGCCTTCAAATGCGGCGTCAATGAACTGCCGCTTTCGTTAGTGCTGTCGTGGTTCGAGCAGAAGGCCGTCGCGATCCTGCTGACCCTTCTAGCGCTCGACATAAAAGGGATACGTATAGGCCCGACGCCGCCGGCATTCATAACGCCGAACGTATTCAAGGTGCTCCAGGATAAGTTCGATTTGAAGCTGGTGACGACGCCAGATGCGGACCTGAAGGATATATTTAAAAAATAA
- a CDS encoding 4Fe-4S binding protein, whose translation MAKRKIVKIDEEKCNGCGLCIPNCHEGALRIIDGKARLISGLCDGLGACIGHCPKGAITIIEEGEAGHAEHACPGSKAMDLKSGKKDHGEKGVKGKTASRLSNWPVQIMLVPENAPYLKGADLLIAADCVPFAYPDFHDGLLRGKVLLVGCPKLDDAGFYKEKIASIIKNNGVRSVTCAHMEVPCCFGLVSLAREAIASSGRDVKFEEITIGIRGGRS comes from the coding sequence ATGGCAAAGAGAAAGATAGTAAAGATAGATGAAGAGAAGTGCAACGGCTGCGGCCTCTGCATCCCCAACTGCCACGAGGGCGCGTTACGGATAATAGACGGCAAGGCGCGCCTCATAAGCGGCCTTTGTGACGGCCTCGGGGCCTGTATAGGCCATTGCCCAAAAGGGGCGATCACTATAATAGAGGAAGGAGAGGCCGGCCATGCAGAGCACGCATGCCCCGGCTCGAAAGCGATGGATCTTAAGAGCGGTAAGAAAGATCATGGGGAAAAAGGGGTGAAGGGTAAAACGGCATCCCGGCTGTCCAACTGGCCCGTTCAGATAATGTTGGTCCCCGAGAACGCCCCGTACCTTAAAGGGGCCGACCTCCTCATAGCCGCGGATTGTGTCCCGTTCGCTTATCCCGATTTCCATGACGGGTTGCTGCGCGGGAAGGTCCTGCTCGTGGGCTGTCCGAAGCTGGATGACGCCGGGTTCTATAAAGAGAAGATCGCTTCCATCATAAAGAATAACGGCGTACGTTCGGTCACCTGTGCCCATATGGAGGTCCCGTGCTGCTTCGGGCTCGTATCGCTGGCCAGAGAGGCCATAGCGTCGTCCGGAAGGGACGTCAAATTCGAAGAGATCACCATAGGCATAAGAGGTGGCAGGTCATGA
- a CDS encoding Rrf2 family transcriptional regulator, which yields MNSGLISRKTDYSIRAVAFMAKHEGEVVNVSTLVAELNMPRPFLRKILQTLESKGILKSQRGKGGGFELARPAAEISLTDMIEAFQGTVTIKECLFRKGICPNRKTCRLKKRLDAIEGHVISELARITVKDLL from the coding sequence ATGAATTCGGGACTGATATCCAGGAAGACGGACTATTCGATACGCGCCGTCGCTTTCATGGCCAAGCATGAAGGAGAGGTGGTGAACGTATCTACATTGGTGGCGGAACTTAATATGCCGCGTCCGTTCCTGCGCAAGATCCTTCAGACGCTGGAGTCGAAAGGGATACTGAAGTCGCAGCGCGGGAAGGGCGGAGGGTTTGAGCTGGCTCGTCCGGCGGCAGAGATATCCCTGACAGATATGATCGAGGCGTTCCAGGGAACCGTTACTATTAAGGAGTGTCTTTTCAGGAAGGGCATATGCCCCAACAGGAAGACCTGCCGTTTGAAGAAGAGGCTCGATGCGATAGAAGGTCACGTCATCTCCGAATTGGCGCGCATTACCGTGAAGGATCTGCTCTAA
- the gap gene encoding type I glyceraldehyde-3-phosphate dehydrogenase has translation MAVKVGINGFGRIGRMVGRAILERNSKSMELVAVNDITDAKTLAHLLKYDSVHGRFPGGNVKASADAIIVNGKEIKVLAKKDPGELPWKALGVEIVVESTGLFTIKNDGVNKKGKEVKGAVNHITKGGAKKVIISAPAEGEDLTIVLGVNEDKYDPKNHTVISNASCTTNCLGPVAKVLNDMWGIEKGLMTTIHAYTNDQRVQDLPHSDPRRARAAAVSMIPTSTGAARAIGLVIPELKGKLDGFAMRVPVPNVSVVDLTCTLKKPATAEEINKAMKAASEGKMKGILEYTEDDVVSVDFNHYPASATLDSKMTKVIGGNFAKVIAWYDNEWGYSCRVVDLIEYMIKKGL, from the coding sequence ATGGCAGTGAAGGTAGGTATCAACGGGTTTGGAAGGATAGGCAGGATGGTCGGGCGCGCTATCCTCGAACGGAATTCGAAGTCGATGGAGCTTGTGGCGGTCAACGACATAACCGATGCGAAGACGCTCGCGCATCTTCTTAAATATGATTCTGTTCACGGCCGTTTTCCCGGCGGGAACGTCAAAGCGTCCGCCGATGCGATCATCGTTAACGGCAAGGAGATCAAGGTCCTTGCTAAAAAGGACCCGGGGGAGTTGCCGTGGAAGGCGCTGGGCGTCGAGATAGTCGTCGAATCGACGGGCCTCTTTACCATAAAGAACGACGGAGTAAATAAAAAAGGCAAAGAGGTGAAGGGCGCGGTGAATCATATCACAAAGGGCGGAGCCAAAAAGGTCATCATATCGGCCCCTGCCGAAGGGGAGGACCTCACGATCGTGCTGGGCGTGAATGAGGATAAATACGACCCGAAGAACCACACGGTCATATCGAACGCGTCGTGCACTACGAATTGTCTCGGGCCGGTGGCAAAGGTGCTGAACGATATGTGGGGCATAGAGAAAGGGCTCATGACGACGATCCACGCATATACGAACGACCAGAGGGTCCAGGACCTGCCGCACTCGGACCCGCGCAGGGCCCGCGCTGCGGCCGTCTCGATGATACCTACATCTACCGGAGCCGCCAGGGCTATAGGGTTAGTCATACCGGAACTGAAGGGTAAACTCGACGGTTTCGCGATGAGGGTGCCGGTGCCCAACGTCTCGGTGGTGGACCTGACATGCACGCTGAAGAAGCCGGCGACGGCCGAGGAGATCAATAAGGCGATGAAGGCCGCCTCGGAAGGGAAGATGAAGGGTATACTCGAATATACCGAAGACGACGTGGTATCCGTCGACTTCAACCATTATCCGGCCTCGGCCACTCTCGATTCCAAGATGACCAAGGTCATAGGCGGTAATTTCGCCAAGGTCATCGCGTGGTATGACAACGAGTGGGGTTACTCGTGCCGGGTGGTGGACCTGATCGAATACATGATAAAGAAGGGATTGTAA